TTCATTTATGAAGTTGGGAAATTTGGATGATTTTATGAGACCGATTAACTCAAGGTCTTGTATCATCATTTACTACAGTGATTCTCAAACATTATCATACATATAGGGCCAggctggtttagtgcacacattacagtgcccaaggacacaggttcaagcccctggcccccacctgcaacgggaaagcttcacaagtggtgaagcagaactgcaggtgtctctttgtctctttacctgcccatctccctctaccctctcaatttttctcagtctattgaataataagtaaatatgaatattttaaaaattgttatgcatatatatatatttcctagcTGTGTATTTTATGATATTTCCTTACTTGGGGCAGCAGAGCAGTTCACTGAAGTTGCAGTAGCAGATCATTTCACATCCTTGCCCATCCCAGAAATGATCCTGAACATTTACATCAATCTTTGTCATGTCAGGTACTCCTTCTGGAAGGTTGTGACAGTTGCCATCTTTTAGTATCTTTCTGTAGCAAGAGTGACGATTTACAGGCAAGGTTTGGATTCCTGACAGCAAAGCCATCTCAATGATAAAGACAAGTACTATAAATTTCATTTTGATTTCCAGACCtgaggtggggaaaaaaaatcaaattctctcagtgattttttttttttaaagatgagatTCAGTGGAACATAAAGTCATATAGCATTCTTATAaacacaaggacagaaaggataggaattgatttttttaaactatttttgcttttttgaaTATGTCTCAAAGTCTAGTTTTATGACCATCTACAATATAAATCACTTAGTATGCTTCTTAAACATCAAATTCATGAGTTCCTCAAAGAAATATTGAATGAGAAATGATGGGCGTGGGGTGGGAATTGGAGTAGAAGTATTGATATTAGCTACAATCTGCTTCTTCAAGTATCCAAAATAATTTCCTTTTGTATGTTCAGTAGAGAAAAgttactttttcttccttttgccccctttttgttagcctttcaaagtatttttaggcttattttttttttatctggaagaaagagaactagagggtATGACATAGGGAatggaattcagaacctcatgttctcaagtcctgtgctttataaatgaaaaattaaaagaaaaaaaaatttgccaCCAAAGTTGTTACTGGAGCTCAGATGCTTACACAAtgtattcactgctcccagtagtcatttttccaccttttaatttgaacagagagaaattaagagggagtggaggagatagatagagatctgCAGTACTacatcatcactcatgaaactctccctgcagctggatactgggggcttgaatccaggtccttgcacatgtgctctcaactagatgtgccactgcctggcccacactgaaaatctttctttttctcttctctctttcttctttccttccttccttccttccttccttccttccttccttccttcctccttcttttctttctttctttctttctttctttctttctttctttctttctttctttctttctttcttcctttcttcctttcttcctttcttcctttcttctttttttctccagggtcttggtgccagcactacaaatccactactcctggtggccatttttcccattttattggataggacagagagaaattgagaggggcagggatagAAAAGGGAAAGAGCCATCAGGAAAAGCATCATGGACCCTCTTGgcagcctctacaggaccttgccctcagagtAGAACAACaaaggtagggactgccccacactccaaagggaggctggttcaacctactctgccaacttgagggctcaggcaaaaagtagtaaagtcatgggcccctaagaatatacctaaaatagacttccttgcttcttccaaaatggagaccccaaaactcatttgctatattcttacctttagattcctaattattaaacaatttgtcatgctttgtatcttaatgctttttagccatcaagcagatgctaccatgatcccaatctgacttccctgggcagacaacctcaccaatgtgtcctggaatcccacctccccagagccctgccccactagggaaagaaagaagcagacttggagtatggattgacctgccaatgcccatgtccagcagagaagcaattacagaagccagacttttgaccttctgcaccccataatgatcctggttccatactcccggagagacaaagaataggaacagcctcaccaatgtgtcctagaaccccacctccccagagccctgccccattagggaaagagagaggcaggctgggagtatggatcaacctgccaatgcccatgtccagcagagaaacaattacaaaagccataccttcaaccttctgaaccccatagtgatcctggttccatactctcagagagacaaagaataggaaagcttccactaaaggggatgggatgtggaactctggtggtggtaactgtactcctctattctatggtcttgttgatcattattaaatcaataaataatttttaaaaggtgggaggagagaggaagagagacatctgtggatctccttcactatttgtgaagcatccccccctccacagatggagagccaggtctcgaacctgggtccttgtgtgggtcattgTGCTCAATACctatgtgtgcctaactgggTATGCTTAATCAGGCACaccaccactgcccggccccttgaaAATTTTTTGAGGTTGCAAAACTCAAGTGAATTTCTAGAAGAAACTGTATCAGCAAGTGTAGTGGTTCTTGACCtgtaatatctttttaaatttaataatagtttttacTTGTTTTTGAGGTAACCTTGGTGCACAAGCCTGTAAGTGTTTTGAAAGTATGATTTAACACCTCACCACTACCCTCCACCAAAGCACCAATATCCCTCCATCAAAGTTCACTGGGCCGCCTCCTTTCCTATAGTCCCCCTCCACATCATAATCCATTGTTAACAAATCCATAGTCTCCACTAAGTGTTATTTCCTggctttatttgtttttctttgatgaATGAGgtcattctatatttttattttatataaatacttCTTGTCAGTCTGGTTTAGTAGGAATTAATTTCTCCAGCAGTTGCTTATTTGAAAAAGTTCTTCATCCCTCCTTCAGATCTGATTGATAACCTATCAGAAATAAAGTATTCTTGGGTGGCAGTCTTTTCCATTTAAAGTTTGAATTCTATCAATATAATCTCCCAGGCCTTTCTAACCTTTAGAGTTTCTGTGGAGAAATTTGTTGGTAGTGTCTTGAGATTTCCTTTATAGGTGAATCTTCTTTTCTCTAGCAGTCATCAGAATTTTGTCTCtgctatttgcctttttttttctttgcctctaggaATTATCACTAGCGCTTGGTGCCtgtcctatgaatccactgctcctggaggccatgtttttccatttttttattgggtaggacagagcgaaactgagagaggaggggaagatagagagggagagagaaagtcagacacgtgcagactggctttgccacttgtgaagcttcccccttgcaggtggggagctgggggcttgaactcagatccttgttctTAATACTAtatgcactcaattgggtgtgccactgcctagccaactgttgaaagttttttttttttttttatcccacacAAATTACTATATTTTAGCCTCAGTTGAAAACAGAGGCTTGAATTCCCCCTCTCAAACACCTACCATGATGGGGTACTTAAGTtggcatatttttttaaaattttgatagagaggtaaagagcaTTATATGGACGGAGAGATAGGCATCACGATACCAGGGCTGCCTCCATTGCTACAATGctttccatgtggtgtcaggactcaAACCTAGACCATGCCCAAGGCAAGGCatatgccctacctggtgagttgTCTCTTTGGTTCCCTAGGTAAATTTTAATTTCAGAGAAGAAATGTATAATTCTTATTATAAATGCCCACAATATTATATAGTTTCAGCCACTTAagttaatttataatttttttatttttttatttccttattggggaattaatgttttacattcaacagtaaatatataatttatttttttcttagaagaCCAGTTcatcagggctaggtggtggcgcacattacagtgtgcaaggacccaggttcaagcccctggtccccacttggaggggcaatgcttcacaagtggtgaatcaggacggcaggtgtctctctgtctctatctctccatctcctctctcactttctctcggtctctagccaataataataaaaaagaagacagttCATCTCACCCATAGAAAGTGTTAAAATAAGGATGTATAAAGTATTTTCATATGGTTAAAAGGAACTCTGTTGTTTTGTTAGAATCTTTCTGTATGTTCTTCCCTCTACTAAGAGTGCTATTTACTTTGTTGACTTCTTAACTTTCAGGTCTCAGTTTAAACATTTCTTCAAAAGCCTTCCCTAACTATTCAATCTAATAGCATCAGCCTGGGTCTTCCATAATGCATTCTTCCTTTCATGATGTTTATAACAATTTAGATTATGTAAGTATGGGATTACTCATTTTCTATCATTCCCAACAGATATAAAGTCCTACTAAGGTAATCTGTCTATCACCATATGTCCAGAGACTAACACAATTTTGGATCCTATTTGCAGAGTTAGGTGAATGATTCTctgaaaatactatttttttagCTTGAGAAACAACCTAGagatataaactttttttttgtctgccaGGGTTTTCACTAGGACTTTGTACATACATGATTCCATCCTTCCCAGAAGACATTTTTAATAGGTAGAGactgagaagtagagagaggggaGCAAGGAGAGtgaaaagagacaccacagccttcCTCCTCCATTCTTGAATCTTCTTTTATACAAGGGTTCCTATATGGTGGCTGGACgttcaaaaccaggtccttgcaaatggtaaaatgtgcactctaccatgtaGGAAGACTgtaaacttttaaaaactatGATTTAGTTAGAGACAagagaaaattgagaagaaaaggggaggtagatagggagagggatgcctgtagcactgtttgACCTCTTGTAAagcataggtccttgtgcactgtagtgtgtgtgctttaccagacaTGCCACTCCTAGACCTCAAGATTGTAAACTTTTTAGGGCCAATATTAAGGCCTTCCTTCTGCCTCCCCTTTACACTGATCAGTTAGATTTGGTCAGTCAGACCAATAATCTTTACATGTTCTTTAGCTTTGTTGTTCCCTTGTTCCCTGTCATATCTTTCCTTTATTTGAATGTCTGATGAAACTATTTATTGATAACAAACCTCAAACATTTTTCTAAgaagtcttccctgatccaacccATACTGCAATACATCCTTACATTAAGAACTGTGAGTTTGACAATACCTTGTTATGGTTAGCACTTTTCTTAAGACAGTTGACCATGAAAGACTATAGAACATTATAAGGAACTGGATTTTACTGGTTATATTGGGAAATCATTGGAAGATTTTGACAGAATAGTAACATGATCTAATTTCTAtcttgaaaaaattctttttttttttttttccctccagggttgttgctggggcttggtgcctgtactacaaatccactactccctgaggtcatttccccccttttgttgcctttgttgtttatcatagtagttgttgttattgctgttagattgggtagagagaaatcgagagaggatgggaagatgggggagagaaggatagacacctgcagacctgcttcaacaggagctgggggctcaaacccggatccttatgctggtccttgctcttcgggCCGTgtatgcttagcctgctgcactaccgctgggccCCCTCTTAAAAAAATCCTTGACTGCTTTTTAAAGATATTGTGATAGAACAAGACTTGATGTAGAAGAACAAAAGGCTTTGATAAAAGttgatgaaggaaagaaagaaggaatcaaGAATGACTTTtaggtgtttgttttgtttacctaAATGATACTGACATTTACTGAGTATGTTGGAGAGTCAAAACTGGAGCAATTCGAGTAAATTTTCAGGCAAGTGATGTTTAAGATGCCTATTAGATAGCTAAGTGAAGAATTTGAGTAAGTAGTTGAATATAAGTCTGAAGGAGAAAGCAAGAAATATAACTGAGAATTACcagaatatttataaaatgtattgATAGTTATGGGCAGTGAGCGTAGACTGAGAAGAAAGGAGGCAAAGAAATGAGTGGGTGAATGAACACTGCATGCCAACACTGGGAGGCAAAGACTTTATTTCCTTTGCATCTTTCAGGATACCAGCTTTGATGTTGGGCTCATAGTAGCTGTTGAAAAGACATTCACTAAAGGAATGAACATATATTTTGCCAAAAATCTAAGTGGTTGTATGGCCATAGTATGT
The DNA window shown above is from Erinaceus europaeus chromosome 2, mEriEur2.1, whole genome shotgun sequence and carries:
- the SCRG1 gene encoding scrapie-responsive protein 1, which gives rise to MKFIVLVFIIEMALLSGIQTLPVNRHSCYRKILKDGNCHNLPEGVPDMTKIDVNVQDHFWDGQGCEMICYCNFSELLCCPKDIFFGPKISFVIPCNNY